Genomic segment of Gigantopelta aegis isolate Gae_Host chromosome 10, Gae_host_genome, whole genome shotgun sequence:
tactaataatcaaaaaaaataataataaaaattgtctgggcaataaatgtatgcaattttattttctcTAGTACttcttgtgcttgaaacgtatTGAATACCTGTAAAATTGCGTATCTACTTGTGCGTGTGCGGTGTGGACACGGACGCGGACACATTTTGTGTATGCGTCTATTTATGCGCGGTTGCCAGTGCGGTTTTGTATCTACTTGAAATGTCAGTTTTCGGACACGTTTCTATATATACCGCTATATGATCCGTTTGGGAAAACGAACactggtcaactcgccccaaaaccaactcgtCCCAGTGTTTTGACAACTCGCCCTAAACTTCAATGTACATAAATAATTGTGacgaaattaaaaatggacgtGTACAACTttggtgcttgaaccttaattggatataagtacaaaaataagttgaaatgaatgaaagtttccacttttttcagttaatactttggaGGGGTTGgagtattcatatttatgggtTATAGTTTGGCTGAAATCTAGCATATTATACTGTTTTTAACCGCATATGTTAACATTGCCGTATATGGGATTTTCTTTTGTAAGGTACAACCACTAGTTGTGCAGACATGAGTTACCTCCCCCTGTATAGAACTCTTGAGTTTTCTTTTCAGGGCTTCTTCGCCCATAGTGAGGttcgttttaaaatgtatttatgataaatCGTATGACATCCGAGTGCTTCTAGACTATATTTTCCCTTTATATGTCAGCTATATAGAGATAGATGACTCTAGTACAGTTATCAATAaagatttttgtttatataacgCCAACCGTGACAATTTTCCCTACGAAAATTATAGCAGTGTGGTGTTGATTCTTCCATAAACCGTCGGCGTAATTCCTGTTACGTTGTGGTTGTTCCATAACTGTCCGTAACTAATCCGTATGTTTACTAGAATAGTAGAATTCATTTAAAGACTGTCTGTTATTTCCTTTACGTTCATCGTGGTATAAACACCACCCAACAAAAAATGTCCACAAACTCCGAATCTGCTAAGATCAATGCTGCGTTCATTTCAACATTATGATTTGGTGATCGTAAATATCGTGAATTCTAAACAGTGAACAGGTCTTAATCAAGTGGAGCCCCTTCAGGCGATCTACCGACAAGATACACTGTTCACTCCAATGCGGCTGAATGCCGAATTATTTGTGTACCGCCATTTTTTTCACCCGTTGTAAAGATTGAGACAAATTGCGGGTTACTTTACCAAATGGGGGGGCATGAtttggctcagtcggttgagtgctcgcttgaggtgcttgcatcgcaggatcaaaccacctctggattcattcagctgattgtttttttctcacacCTGATGTCATACACATTTTACAACACTTGATAATTTATTAACAACCACATTAGCAAATGCTTACTAATTTGTTTACAGGGATCTCATTACTTAAGATGAAGTTCAACAAGTTAGTGTCTGGTTCTCGGAGGAAGAACAGGAAAAGACATTTCAATGCACCTTCACACATTCGCCGGAAGATTATGGGCACCCCTCTGTCCAAAGAATTACGACAGAAATACAATGTTCGCAGTATGCCCATTAGAAAAGACGATGAAGTTCAGGTTTAACTATtttctgaatatttttttatactgtTTTGATCTTTCAAGATAAATATCAGAATGCTCAGTTGAATTGGAATGAAGAAAATGGGGATATTTTTtgtcatattgtttaataagtcTTCAAACAGTTCAACATTGATGTGGTAGAATTTCTTGGTTTGCTGAAAATTAATGTTTCATGGTCCCAAACTTGTAatttgactttaaatattttgggaATGAATTAGGACCCTGTTGTAAGATGTATCAGTCTTACAGTAAGTGATCAAAATATTTTGGGCCAATGGACATTGATGTTCAGCCAGCGTTTGAATTTTAGATCTTATAGTGtcggttaaaaataaaataaaaatatctgataatgataaaaatgccaTTGCAGATCAATTTTGAGGactgtttaaggggagctatcactctggcTACCCATCAACCCCTGAAACTAGTTATTAATTACCTTTagcttgtaaattaaaaaaataaaagtgttacaaaaggattaaatatgaATTCTCAATacagtaatatcttaaatggctttTTATTTATAAGTAGGGAAGCTGTTGTTCACTCACCTCAAATTTTTTCACAGTGAGTCCAGATCATGGTTTATTAGCTTTTGATATAGTGTTCATCCGGCACAATGTTAAATTGATCTGCTTAATGTGTGTATTTACTCCTTTATATCATGATTTACTTATTTTCAGGTCGTGCGTGGTCATTACAAAGGTCAGCAGGTTGGAAAAGTTGTCCAAGTGTACAGAAAAAAATACGTGATCTATATTGAGCGTATCCAGAGAGAGAAGGCAAATGGTGCCACAGTTCATGTTGGCATTCACCCATCAAAGGTAAAAAGACCAATCCTGTGACTATTACTGATGTGGTTACTCTTGTATGTTTTTAGTGACCAAGCATTGTGctaattttattactttatcAATCCAGCCAGTCTTGTTTTTCatcaagccagtgctccataactggtgtaacaaaggttgtggtatgtactgtcttgttttgggaatggtgcatataaatatcccttgctgctcatcgaaaagagtagcatataGTGAAAGCAGGTTTCCAATGTCTGACACCAAATAACTgatgaaaatgtgttgaaagtcttggtttttttaatctgtCCAGCTATCTGTATTTTCACACTTTTTTTTCATCTGGTAAACATtgtaaaaattactttcatttgTGAGTCTTTGGGGTACTTTATTAGTAATTGTTATTCATACACCCTGCAATTAAGtggtcaaatattattttatattctgtCAGCTTTATTAAGGGAAGATAACTGTTTGGTGCTGGAAAACCTTCTGAATATAGATTGAAATTTCTTACCAACCAAACTACacacacaaatttatttttagtgttttCCTTAGAAAtagcaattgttttttttacttaaatCATGTTCTTTTACTAGtaacatttgattaaaaataaGCCCACGTTCTTGAATAAACCCCTCTTTATTAGCCTTTCTGAATATAGATTGATATTTCTTACTGACCAaactacacacaaaaatatttatttttaaattaaaaatatttatttttgtgtgtgtaatttcgTCAGTAATAATGTTCTCCTTAGAACTAGCaagtatcccttgctgctaatctaaaagagtggcccatgaagtggtgacagcgagtttcctgtctcaatatctgtgtggtccttaaccatagtcagatgccatataaccataaataaaatgtgttgagtgcatcgttaaataaactatttcctcctcctcctcaaatgttttataacattattttgagATTCCGAGGAAGTTGTGCTATTGGTGGGGATTTCGctagtattatattttttctttgagTAGTTCACCAATCTTTTTGAAAGGTTTTTGCTAATTAAAATGGTACGTGAGGCTATTTTTTAGGTTGAACAATAGATCATTCTTAAAATAACCTACATTAATTGCTAGTATTTGGGGTAGTAATTGTTTTAGTCATACACCCTGCAGTTAagctgtaaaatataatttatattctgTCAGCTTTATCAAGGGAAGATAACAGTTTGGTGCTGGAAAACCTTCTGAATATAGATTGAAATTTCTTACCAACCAAACTACACGCACACAAAGCATTTTAGTGTTTTCCTTAGAACCAGCAAgtgtttctctttctttttttttaaatttaattgtcaTCATTTTGTTAGTAACATTTGATTGAAAATAGGCCATTCTTCATAaataagcacacacacacacacacacacacacatgtacgtaaCACTCCAGCCAatgagtaaaaataaaattgcatgtatttgctttagcagtactctaagAATTCTTGTTCTccaattatttactttaaatagtTATATAGCACTATTTTGAGATTGCAAGGAAATTGTGCTATTGGTGgggattttttatgttttttaaactcgGTACCGACAAGCATCCAAGTTACTTTCATTACAGTGTGtcacagggctcaccctgtccattgccaaattagccaattgctaatttttattcaaagtggctacaacatttaggcTTTGGCTAATAAagtattccttaaattaaccacatttgaACAAGTTTTAAGGAAATACTTTATATAGATGTGTACAtaatctgaaaattggctaaaccaaaaaaaTGTCCAGTGTCAGCCCtggtctagtattttatttttgtcatttgAGTAGTTGACAtcttttttaaaaggttttagaCTCCTCGCTCTAACCACCCCAAACAAAAGAATTAAATGCACAATacaaggctagctctgggtgagcaaaataattcaccaaattatctttaaatatgcaaaatccactgttatttttcaacaaaatgccaattattacatgaagtGTTTtcgtcaaatgaaaataaaatttgccaattgttcttGAAATTGGCGAGTGGCAGATAATGCATCATGGTCTTTTgttcagtgtattcggtagtgAAACTTCTTGTTACTGCATTTTGTAGAAATCTTGTTCAAGTTcagtattaatatatacttattgatttgttgatattatgCGATGACCAATGTCAGAATAACATTTATCAAACGTACCGGTATGTTAATAAAATTACCGTCATGCATTGTTAGTATTTGAGGTACTTTATTAGTAATTGTTTTAGTCATACACCCTGCAATTAAgttgtcaaatattattttatgttctgTCAGCTTTATTAAAGGAAGATAACTGTTTGGTGCTGGAAAACCTTCTGAAAATAGATTGAAATTTCTTACCGACCAAactacacacattaaaatatttatttttagtgttttcctttctgttttttttttaatttggttatGTCGTCATTTTGTTCGTAACATTTAATTGAAAATAGGCTCATATCCTTGAATAAACTCCTTTATTTTCAGTGTATTAAGAAATTATTCCATTGTTC
This window contains:
- the LOC121384149 gene encoding 60S ribosomal protein L26-like, with the protein product MKFNKLVSGSRRKNRKRHFNAPSHIRRKIMGTPLSKELRQKYNVRSMPIRKDDEVQVVRGHYKGQQVGKVVQVYRKKYVIYIERIQREKANGATVHVGIHPSKVVLVKLKMDKDRKRILERKARSRQKSMADKGKHTEESIMETS